One genomic region from Rosa rugosa chromosome 1, drRosRugo1.1, whole genome shotgun sequence encodes:
- the LOC133726405 gene encoding cullin-3A-like: MSAQKKRNFQIEAFKHRVVVDPKYAEKTWTILEHAIKEIYNHNASGLSFEELYRNAYNMVLHKFGEKLYSGLVRTMTYHLMEISKSIEAAQGELFLEELNRKWAEHNKALQMIRDILMYMDRTFIPSTHKTPVHELGLNLWRDVVIHSSKTQSRLLDTLLELVLRERNGDVINRGLMRNIIKMLMDLGSYVYQEDFEKHFLEVSADFYRCESQEFIESCDCGNYLKKAERRLNEEMERVSHYLDAKSEAKITSVVEKEMIESHMNRLVHMESSGLVNMLVDDKYEDLGRMYNLFRRVQNGLVIVRDVMTAYIRDTGKHLVTDPERLRDPVDFVQRLLDMKDKYDKIISLAFNNDKTFQNALNSSFEYFINLNARSPEFISLFVDDKLRKGLRGVSEEDVEVVLDKVMMLFRYLQEKDVFEKYYKQHLAKRLLSGKTVSDDAERSLIVKLKTECGYQFTSKLEGMFTDMKTSQDTMHGFYTAVGPQLGDSPTLTVQVLTTGSWPTQPSVTCNLPAEIMWVCEKFKSYYLGTHTGRRLSWQTNMGTADLKTTFGKGQKHELNVSTYQMCVLMLFNNADQLTYKEIEQATEIPATELKRCLQSLACVKGKNVLRKEPMSKDIVEDDTFFFNDKFTSKFFKVKIGTVVAQRESEPENLETRQRVEEDRKPQIEAAIVRIMKSRRVLDHNNIVAEVTKQLQARFLPNPVVIKKRIESLIEREFLERDKTDRKLYRYLA, translated from the exons ATGAGTGCTCAGAAGAAGAGGAACTTCCAAATTGAGGCGTTTAAGCATCGGGTCGTGGTTGATCCGAAATACGCAGAGAAGACTTGGACGATCCTGGAGCATGCCATCAAAGAAATCTATAATCACAATGCTAGCGGGCTCAGTTTTGAAGAGCTTTATAG GAATGCTTACAATATGGTGCTGCACAAATTTGGAGAGAAACTGTACTCTGGTCTGGTGAGAACCATGACTTATCATCTGATGGAAATATCCAAATCGATTGAAGCTGCTCAGGGAGAGCTGTTTCTGGAAGAGCTTAACAGAAAATGGGCAGAGCATAACAAGGCGTTGCAGATGATTCGAGACATATTGATGTACATGGACAGAACTTTTATTCCAAGCACCCACAAAACCCCTGTTCATGAGCTTGGTCTGAACCTTTGGAGGGATGTCGTCATTCACTCAAGCAAAACCCAGTCTAGGCTTTTGGACACGCTTCTTGAGCTTGTGCTTCGAGAAAGAAATGGTGATGTAATCAACAGAGGCTTGATGCGGAATATTATAAAAATGTTAATGGATTTAGGTTCTTATGTTTACCAAGAAGACTTTGAGAAGCATTTTCTTGAAGTTTCAGCTGATTTTTACCGCTGTGAGTCTCAAGAGTTCATCGAGTCATGTGATTGTGGAAACTATTTAAAGAAGGCCGAAAGGCGCCTAAATGAGGAGATGGAGAGAGTGTCCCATTACTTAGATGCTAAAAGTGAAGCTAAGATTACCAGTGTGGTGGAAAAGGAGATGATTGAAAGTCACATGAACAGGCTAGTTCATATGGAAAGCTCAGGTTTAGTTAATATGCTTGTAGATGACAAATATGAAGACTTGGGAAGAATGTACAACTTGTTTCGCAGAGTGCAGAATGGGCTTGTAATTGTAAGAGATGTCATGACTGCTTACATCCGAGATACTGGAAAGCATCTAGTTACTGACCCAGAAAGGTTAAGGGATCCTGTAGACTTTGTGCAACGTCTCCTTGATATGAAGGATAAGTACGACAAAATCATCAGTTTGGCATTTAACAATGACAAGACATTCCAGAATGCTTTAAACTCTTCTTTTGAGTACTTCATTAATTTGAATGCCCGGTCCCCTGAATTTATTTCTCTCTTTGTGGATGACAAGCTTCGGAAAGGTCTTAGAGGGGTTAGCGAGGAGGATGTAGAGGTTGTACTGGACAAGGTCATGATGCTTTTCCGTTACCTTCAGGAGAAAGATGTGTTTGAAAAGTATTACAAGCAACACTTGGCAAAGAGGCTTCTTTCAGGCAAAACTGTTTCTGACGATGCAGAAAGAAGTCTGATTGTAAAGCTCAAAACAGAGTGTGGATATCAATTTACTTCCAAGTTGGAGGGTATGTTCACTGATATGAAAACCTCTCAAGATACAATGCATGGGTTCTACACTGCAGTTGGCCCTCAGTTAGGTGATAGCCCAACACTAACTGTCCAGGTCCTCACCACAGGTTCATGGCCCACTCAGCCAAGTGTGACATGCAACCTTCCAGCTGAAATTATGTGGGTATGTGAGAAGTTCAAGAGTTATTATCTTGGGACCCATACTGGGCGGAGATTGTCCTGGCAAACTAATATGGGAACAGCTGATTTGAAAACAACTTTTGGAAAGGGCCAGAAGCATGAGCTGAATGTTTCGACGTATCAGATGTGTGTGCTGATGCTATTCAACAATGCTGACCAGTTGACGTATAAGGAAATCGAGCAGGCTACAGAGATCCCAGCCACTGAATTGAAGAGGTGCCTGCAGTCTCTGGCCTGTGTTAAGGGGAAGAATGTTCTTCGGAAGGAGCCAATGAGCAAGGACATAGTTGAGGATGATACCTTTTTCTTCAATGACAAGTTCACGAGCAAGTTCTTTAAAGTAAAGATAGGTACCGTGGTTGCACAAAGGGAGTCTGAACCAGAAAACCTAGAAACCCGGCAGAGAGTAGAGGAAGACAGAAAGCCCCAGATTGAAGCAGCAATTGTGAGGATCATGAAGTCAAGGCGGGTACTGGATCACAATAATATAGTTGCTGAGGTCACGAAGCAGCTGCAGGCGCGATTCTTACCCAATCCTGTAGTAATAAAGAAGCGTATTGAGTCCCTCATTGAGCGGGAGTTTTTGGAGAGGGATAAAACAGATAGAAAATTGTACAGGTATCTTGCTTGA
- the LOC133726407 gene encoding small ribosomal subunit protein uS4y, with protein MVHVVFYRNYGKTFKKPRRPYEKERLDAELKLVGEYGLRCKRELWRVQYALSRIRNAARELLTLDEKNPRRIFEGEALLRRMNRYGLLEESQNKLDYVLALTVENFLERRLQTQVFKSGMAKSIHHARVLIRQRHIRVGRQVVNIPSFMVRIDSEKHIDFAITSPLGGGRPGRVKRRNQKAAAKKAAGGDGDEEDEE; from the exons ATGGTTCACGTCGTCTTCTACCGCAATT ATGGAAAGACTTTCAAGAAGCCAAGACGTCCTTATGAGAAGGAACGTTTGGATGCTGAGCTGAAGCTTGTAGGAGAATATGGGCTTCGGTGCAAGAGGGAGTTGTGGAGGGTTCAGTATGCTTTGAGCCGCATCCGTAATGCTGCCAGGGAACTTCTTACCCTGGATGAGAAGAATCCTCGCCGTATCTTTGAGGGTGAGGCTCTTCTGCGCAGGATGAACAGGTATGGGCTTCTGGAAGAGAGCCAGAACAAGCTCGATTACGTCCTTGCACTCACTGTTGAGAACTTCCTTGAGAGGCGTCTTCAGACCCAAGTGTTCAAATCTGGTATGGCCAAGTCCATCCATCACGCCAGGGTTCTCATCAGGCAAAGGCACATCAG GGTTGGAAGGCAGGTGGTGAACATTCCATCATTCATGGTGAGAATTGATTCTGAGAAGCACATCGACTTTGCCATCACAAGTCCCCTTGGAGGAGGCCGCCCCGGAAGAGTGAAGAGAAGGAACCAGAAGGCCGCTGCTAAGAAGGCAGCTGGTGGTGATGGagatgaggaagatgaggaaTGA